A single window of Maylandia zebra isolate NMK-2024a linkage group LG2, Mzebra_GT3a, whole genome shotgun sequence DNA harbors:
- the LOC101478771 gene encoding uncharacterized protein LOC101478771 isoform X1 yields MSQNYPYRKPPPDTDLRTDPGPYRSVDYRHSSADRDFYRQPQDSFSVSSSCPSSSRGSGVLQSSQDNVLSILSSCGLEPSDLALLAELPEDVLTIESLPHILRQIKCKKGTVKPFPPRAPSPSSSSSYPPSSSSSRDWDQLHRTSVQYPLDHLPPPPPPSEQLMDRWNNPITVSSGRAELPPSSSLSSSSLGYTVDFHRRQGPSDYGKAGPVPSYSPARRGDRAPSSRFSEAGPADYRSSALVTASPLPSEHQSKPLASRRDTSSTRSSQSSPSMPTRKEALDFHGKVPPSFPYSCSLCDITVLSQKVWIQHVTGRHHADGQLSLLQQFPNWDCRMQTVRRDDKSEKKKDGGKGAPAASQTSQSNSKWKQKKVKKNLEKGKVVCIKFPSQSVDEKYLRKLAEPFGKIIKVIMFPSLGFVEMGSVDQAKDLVKFHSNYPPTVNGEQLVFSVSSAFNFLQSSRVVSFTPAPSGEDGKSDLINIIKRFGPPLYTLFLPSMVFIEMKNAPDAQKLVDYYLSNTLRINSDLICVSFSGEYKTLMRVSKAKRYEEENESTKKSTTKRTRSSSRDRTTENKKRRSRSRDKASKEERTRTRSRSRDKSKEKSSRDAKTRSRSQDKLDRKRKSRTRSRSRDKSTSEKRTRTRSKSGSREKTKEKSNKESKKGSQAKKPDESREKSNRDQKTRSASRDKSSRETKAKSTTQEKSSKERKSRSKSRSVEKSSRDKKSRSRERSSNKSSRRDGEKTAEPEKPDAESTSKGQPSPLEDSKPEVSNTEEVEGEAALPGEESDIEGMEVIAEDGENLADDDEEALQEEEKKESPKERAPEKDEVKEVIGGEPGNEEKPASEKEIKKEEKEEVEESKEATETPLQEDLEDFPVDLENCITLDELEEDDSDDQGGESADEPKSTSKSSRVFYFGHLPPNYALFDFFQLLRNFGKVVRYYLIGNRREGFIEMSSSSAALKAVEELVSKPAIHNCPKLKARISTKYYRLDNGWVVHSDGSNDKDSRGRKREKRSKSKTSDQDETDRRSKGRKESPKKTSEKSGKKTPEKDSGSKKPPEKDSSGKKTPKKESTSKTSPEKDAKNILETKSTGKKTPAKDLPSKKTSGKDSTTKKTQAKKSASRKTLETKSTFRETSAEESKKSPKRESLDKEPPEKVLKNGPEKESAGRKTPEKGSSCAEIPDSETLEPKGAPDNNSVPQTTVKKELKKENTQQNEEPAADKAPSEKDYIKKETPRTFKQEEEETPIDVCMEAGPNVKDAESPDPPVSSTEPSKPPPEQDAKPQFEPAEGAAEPQKPTKPVGTEFVRPVVGYFCNLCQQIFAEEDEAKQQHCSSLSHYSKYQEKTGRDPWTS; encoded by the exons ATGTCTCAGAATTACCCGTACAGAAAGCCGCCGCCTGACACCGACCTCAGAACTGATCCCGGGCCTTACAGATCTGTGGACTACCGCCACTCCTCAGCGGACCGTGACTTTTACAGGCAGCCACAAGACTCCTTCTctgtctcctcctcctgcccgtCCTCGTCCAGGGGCTCTGGAGTGCTGCAGTCATCGCAGGACAATGTTCTGAGCATCCTGAGCAGCTGCGGTCTGGAGCCCAGTGATCTGGCGCTGCTAGCTGAGCTGCCCGAAGACGTCCTCACTATTGAGTCTCTGCCACACATCCTCAGACAGATCAAATGCAAGAAAGGGACCGTCAAACCTTTCCCTCCCCGGGCTCcgtctccctcctcctcttcctcctaccctcccagctcctcctcctctagaGACTGGGACCAGCTCCATCGCACGTCGGTCCAGTACCCGCTGGACCACctgccaccaccacctcctccctcgGAGCAGCTCATGGATCGCTGGAATAATCCGATTACCGTGAGCTCCGGCCGAGCAGAGCTGCCACCATCGTCATCCTTATCATCGTCGTCGTTGGGGTACACGGTGGACTTCCACCGCAGGCAGGGCCCCTCTGATTATGGTAAGGCTGGTCCAGTTCCTTCTTACAGCCCAGCGAGGCGAGGAGATAGAGCGCCGTCATCTCGATtctctgaggctggaccagctGATTACAGGTCATCAGCGCTGGTGACGGCTTCTCCTCTTCCTAGCGAGCACCAGTCCAAACCTCTGGCAAGCCGCCGTGACACGTCCTCCACGAGGAGCAGTCAGTCCTCGCCCTCAATGCCTACACGGAAAGAAGCTCTGGATTTCCACGGGAAGGTCCCGCCGTCGTTCCCGTACTCGTGCTCGCTGTGTGATATCACTGTACTGTCGCAGAAG GTTTGGATTCAGCACGTGACTGGCAGGCACcatgcagatggacagctcaGCCTCCTGCAGCA GTTTCCTAACTGGGACTGCCGCATGCAGACGGTCCGAAG ggACGATAAATCTGAGAAGAAGAAAGATGGAGGAAAAGGCGCCCCGGCAGCTAGTCAAA CATCGCAGTCGAATAGCAAGTGGAAGCAGAAGAAGGTAAAGAAG AATTTGGAGAAAGGGAAGGTAGTGTGCATCAAGTTTCCGTCTCAGTCTGTCGATGAGAAATACCTCAGGAAGCTTGCAGAACCGTTCGGGAAGATCATCAAGGTCATCATGTTTCCGTCTCTG GGCTTCGTGGAGATGGGCTCGGTTGATCAGGCCAAAGACTTGGTGAAGTTTCACAGCAATTATCCTCCAACTGTGAACGGAGAGCAGCTCGTGTTCAGCGTCTCCAGCGCCTTCAACTTTCTCCAG AGCTCCCGGGTGGTGAGTTTCACGCCCGCTCCATCGGGAGAAGACGGAAAATCCGACCTGATCAATATCATCAAACGCTTCGGCCCGCCGCTCTACACCCTGTTCCTGCCATCAATG GTGTTCATTGAGATGAAGAACGCCCCTGATGCTCAGAAGCTGGTGGATTATTATCTGTCCAACACTCTGAGGATCAACAGTGACTTGATTTGTGTCTCCTTCTCTGGAGAGTACAAGACTCTCAT GCGGGTTTCAAAAGCCAAGAGGTACGAAGAAGAAAACGAAAGTACAAAGAAGAGTACCACCAAGAGGACAAGGAGCTCAAGCCGAGACAGAAcgacagaaaataagaaaagaagGTCCAGATCCAGAGACAAGGCCAGCAAAGAGGAACGGACCAGAACAAGGTCCAGGTCCAGGGATAAATCTAAAGAAAAATCCAGCAGAGATGCCAAAACTAGATCTAGGTCCCAAGACAAGTTGGATAGAAAAAGGAAGAGCAGAACCCGGTCCAGGTCCAGAGATAAGTCCACTAGTGAGAAGCGGACCAGGACCAGGTCTAAGTCAGGGtccagagaaaaaacaaaagaaaaatccaacaagGAAAGCAAGAAAGGGTCCCAAGCGAAGAAGCCAGACGAATCGAGAGAAAAATCCAACAGAGACCAGAAGACCAGGTCCGCATCCAGAGACAAGTCCAGCAGAGAGACAAAAGCCAAGTCTACAACCCAAGAAAAgtcaagcaaagaaagaaaaagcaggagCAAATCTAGATCCGTGGAAAAATCCAGCAGAGATAAGAAATCCAGGTCTAGAGAGAGATCCAGCAACAAGTCCTCCAGACGGGACGGAGAAAAGACGGCAGAACCAGAGAAACCAG ATGCAGAGTCCACATCCAAAGGACAACCGTCTCCTCTCGAAGACTCCAAACCTGAAGTTTCAAACACAGAAGAAGTGGAGGGGGAGGCAGC GTTGCCTGGAGAGGAGAGCGACATCGAGGGGATGGAGGTGATTGCTGAGGATGGAGAGAATCTGGCAGATGACGATGAGGAGGCTCTgcaagaggaagagaaaaaagagagtcCTAAAGAGAGAGCACCTGAAAAAG ATGAAGTAAAGGAGGTGATAGGTGGAGAGCCTGGCAATGAGGAGAAACCTGCGTCGGAGAAGGAGATAAagaaggaagagaaggaggaagtaGAGGAGTCaaaggaagcaacagagactcCTCTACAGGAGGATTTG GAGGACTTCCCTGTAGACCTGGAAAACTGCATCACTCTGGATGAACTGGAAGAAGATGACTCTGACGACCAAG GTGGAGAATCAGCAGATGAGCCCAAG TCAACATCGAAATCCAGCAGGGTTTTTTACTTCGGCCACCTGCCACCTAATTACGCCCTCTTTGACTTCTTCCAACTGCTGCGAAATTTTGGGAAGGTGGTGCGCTATTACCTGATTGGCAATCGACGAGAG GGTTTCATTGAGATGTCGAGTTCTTCAGCGGCCCTGAAAGCTGTTGAAGAGCTCGTCAGCAAACCAGCCATCCACAACTGCCCCAAACTCAAAGCCCGCATCTCCACCAAATACTACAGACTTGACAACGG ATGGGTTGTTCACTCGGACGGCAGCAATGACAAGGACAGTCGAGGCAGGAAGCGCGAGAAACGAAGCAAATCCAAGACCTCAGACCAGGACGAGACCGACAGGAGGTCTAAAGGGAGGAAGGAGTCCCCGAAGAAGACATCAGAGAAATCAGGCAAAAAGACTCCAGAAAAAGATTCTGGGTCAAAAAAGCCTCCAGAGAAAGACTCATCAGGGAAAAAGACCCCAAAGAAAGAGTCCACATCCAAAACGTCTCCAGAAAAGGATGCCAAAAACATCTTGGAAACGAAATCCACTGGGAAAAAGACTCCAGCGAAAGATTTGCCATCTAAAAAAACTTCAGGTAAGGATTCTACAACAAAAAAGACTCAAGCGAAAAAGTCCGCATCCAGAAAGACTCTGGAAACCAAGTCTACATTCAGAGAAACTTCAGCAGAAGAGTCCAAAAAGTCTCCAAAGAGGGAATCGTTGGACAAAGAGCCTCCAGAAAAGGTCCTTAAAAACGGCCCGGAGAAGGAATCCGCAGGGAGAAAGACTCCTGAGAAAGGGTCATCGTGTGCAGAGATTCCAGACAGCGAGACGCTGGAACCAAAAGGAGCTCCTGACAATAATTCAGTGCCTCAGACAACTGTGAAGAAagaactaaagaaagaaaatactcAACAAAATGAGGAACCAGCAGCTGATAAAGCGCCATCTGAAAAAGATTATATCAAAAAGGAAACACCACGCACATtcaagcaggaggaggaggaaacacCAATAGACGTTTGTATGGAAGCAGGACCAAATGTGAAAGATGCAGAGAGTCCAGATCCACCAGTCTCCTCTACAGAGCCCTCAAAACCACCACCTGAACAG GACGCGAAGCCCCAGTTTGAACCTGCAGAGGGCGCTGCTGAACCTCAGAAACCCACCAAACCTGTTG ggACGGAGTTCGTGCGACCGGTCGTCGGTTATTTCTGTAACCTGTGTCAGCAGATCTTCGCTGAAGAGGATGAagccaaacagcagcactgcagCAGCCTGTCGCATTACAGCAAATACCAG gAGAAGACTGGGAGGGATCCGTGGACGAGCTGA
- the LOC101478771 gene encoding uncharacterized protein LOC101478771 isoform X2, producing MSQNYPYRKPPPDTDLRTDPGPYRSVDYRHSSADRDFYRQPQDSFSVSSSCPSSSRGSGVLQSSQDNVLSILSSCGLEPSDLALLAELPEDVLTIESLPHILRQIKCKKGTVKPFPPRAPSPSSSSSYPPSSSSSRDWDQLHRTSVQYPLDHLPPPPPPSEQLMDRWNNPITVSSGRAELPPSSSLSSSSLGYTVDFHRRQGPSDYGKAGPVPSYSPARRGDRAPSSRFSEAGPADYRSSALVTASPLPSEHQSKPLASRRDTSSTRSSQSSPSMPTRKEALDFHGKVPPSFPYSCSLCDITVLSQKVWIQHVTGRHHADGQLSLLQQFPNWDCRMQTVRRDDKSEKKKDGGKGAPAASQTSQSNSKWKQKKNLEKGKVVCIKFPSQSVDEKYLRKLAEPFGKIIKVIMFPSLGFVEMGSVDQAKDLVKFHSNYPPTVNGEQLVFSVSSAFNFLQSSRVVSFTPAPSGEDGKSDLINIIKRFGPPLYTLFLPSMVFIEMKNAPDAQKLVDYYLSNTLRINSDLICVSFSGEYKTLMRVSKAKRYEEENESTKKSTTKRTRSSSRDRTTENKKRRSRSRDKASKEERTRTRSRSRDKSKEKSSRDAKTRSRSQDKLDRKRKSRTRSRSRDKSTSEKRTRTRSKSGSREKTKEKSNKESKKGSQAKKPDESREKSNRDQKTRSASRDKSSRETKAKSTTQEKSSKERKSRSKSRSVEKSSRDKKSRSRERSSNKSSRRDGEKTAEPEKPDAESTSKGQPSPLEDSKPEVSNTEEVEGEAALPGEESDIEGMEVIAEDGENLADDDEEALQEEEKKESPKERAPEKDEVKEVIGGEPGNEEKPASEKEIKKEEKEEVEESKEATETPLQEDLEDFPVDLENCITLDELEEDDSDDQGGESADEPKSTSKSSRVFYFGHLPPNYALFDFFQLLRNFGKVVRYYLIGNRREGFIEMSSSSAALKAVEELVSKPAIHNCPKLKARISTKYYRLDNGWVVHSDGSNDKDSRGRKREKRSKSKTSDQDETDRRSKGRKESPKKTSEKSGKKTPEKDSGSKKPPEKDSSGKKTPKKESTSKTSPEKDAKNILETKSTGKKTPAKDLPSKKTSGKDSTTKKTQAKKSASRKTLETKSTFRETSAEESKKSPKRESLDKEPPEKVLKNGPEKESAGRKTPEKGSSCAEIPDSETLEPKGAPDNNSVPQTTVKKELKKENTQQNEEPAADKAPSEKDYIKKETPRTFKQEEEETPIDVCMEAGPNVKDAESPDPPVSSTEPSKPPPEQDAKPQFEPAEGAAEPQKPTKPVGTEFVRPVVGYFCNLCQQIFAEEDEAKQQHCSSLSHYSKYQEKTGRDPWTS from the exons ATGTCTCAGAATTACCCGTACAGAAAGCCGCCGCCTGACACCGACCTCAGAACTGATCCCGGGCCTTACAGATCTGTGGACTACCGCCACTCCTCAGCGGACCGTGACTTTTACAGGCAGCCACAAGACTCCTTCTctgtctcctcctcctgcccgtCCTCGTCCAGGGGCTCTGGAGTGCTGCAGTCATCGCAGGACAATGTTCTGAGCATCCTGAGCAGCTGCGGTCTGGAGCCCAGTGATCTGGCGCTGCTAGCTGAGCTGCCCGAAGACGTCCTCACTATTGAGTCTCTGCCACACATCCTCAGACAGATCAAATGCAAGAAAGGGACCGTCAAACCTTTCCCTCCCCGGGCTCcgtctccctcctcctcttcctcctaccctcccagctcctcctcctctagaGACTGGGACCAGCTCCATCGCACGTCGGTCCAGTACCCGCTGGACCACctgccaccaccacctcctccctcgGAGCAGCTCATGGATCGCTGGAATAATCCGATTACCGTGAGCTCCGGCCGAGCAGAGCTGCCACCATCGTCATCCTTATCATCGTCGTCGTTGGGGTACACGGTGGACTTCCACCGCAGGCAGGGCCCCTCTGATTATGGTAAGGCTGGTCCAGTTCCTTCTTACAGCCCAGCGAGGCGAGGAGATAGAGCGCCGTCATCTCGATtctctgaggctggaccagctGATTACAGGTCATCAGCGCTGGTGACGGCTTCTCCTCTTCCTAGCGAGCACCAGTCCAAACCTCTGGCAAGCCGCCGTGACACGTCCTCCACGAGGAGCAGTCAGTCCTCGCCCTCAATGCCTACACGGAAAGAAGCTCTGGATTTCCACGGGAAGGTCCCGCCGTCGTTCCCGTACTCGTGCTCGCTGTGTGATATCACTGTACTGTCGCAGAAG GTTTGGATTCAGCACGTGACTGGCAGGCACcatgcagatggacagctcaGCCTCCTGCAGCA GTTTCCTAACTGGGACTGCCGCATGCAGACGGTCCGAAG ggACGATAAATCTGAGAAGAAGAAAGATGGAGGAAAAGGCGCCCCGGCAGCTAGTCAAA CATCGCAGTCGAATAGCAAGTGGAAGCAGAAGAAG AATTTGGAGAAAGGGAAGGTAGTGTGCATCAAGTTTCCGTCTCAGTCTGTCGATGAGAAATACCTCAGGAAGCTTGCAGAACCGTTCGGGAAGATCATCAAGGTCATCATGTTTCCGTCTCTG GGCTTCGTGGAGATGGGCTCGGTTGATCAGGCCAAAGACTTGGTGAAGTTTCACAGCAATTATCCTCCAACTGTGAACGGAGAGCAGCTCGTGTTCAGCGTCTCCAGCGCCTTCAACTTTCTCCAG AGCTCCCGGGTGGTGAGTTTCACGCCCGCTCCATCGGGAGAAGACGGAAAATCCGACCTGATCAATATCATCAAACGCTTCGGCCCGCCGCTCTACACCCTGTTCCTGCCATCAATG GTGTTCATTGAGATGAAGAACGCCCCTGATGCTCAGAAGCTGGTGGATTATTATCTGTCCAACACTCTGAGGATCAACAGTGACTTGATTTGTGTCTCCTTCTCTGGAGAGTACAAGACTCTCAT GCGGGTTTCAAAAGCCAAGAGGTACGAAGAAGAAAACGAAAGTACAAAGAAGAGTACCACCAAGAGGACAAGGAGCTCAAGCCGAGACAGAAcgacagaaaataagaaaagaagGTCCAGATCCAGAGACAAGGCCAGCAAAGAGGAACGGACCAGAACAAGGTCCAGGTCCAGGGATAAATCTAAAGAAAAATCCAGCAGAGATGCCAAAACTAGATCTAGGTCCCAAGACAAGTTGGATAGAAAAAGGAAGAGCAGAACCCGGTCCAGGTCCAGAGATAAGTCCACTAGTGAGAAGCGGACCAGGACCAGGTCTAAGTCAGGGtccagagaaaaaacaaaagaaaaatccaacaagGAAAGCAAGAAAGGGTCCCAAGCGAAGAAGCCAGACGAATCGAGAGAAAAATCCAACAGAGACCAGAAGACCAGGTCCGCATCCAGAGACAAGTCCAGCAGAGAGACAAAAGCCAAGTCTACAACCCAAGAAAAgtcaagcaaagaaagaaaaagcaggagCAAATCTAGATCCGTGGAAAAATCCAGCAGAGATAAGAAATCCAGGTCTAGAGAGAGATCCAGCAACAAGTCCTCCAGACGGGACGGAGAAAAGACGGCAGAACCAGAGAAACCAG ATGCAGAGTCCACATCCAAAGGACAACCGTCTCCTCTCGAAGACTCCAAACCTGAAGTTTCAAACACAGAAGAAGTGGAGGGGGAGGCAGC GTTGCCTGGAGAGGAGAGCGACATCGAGGGGATGGAGGTGATTGCTGAGGATGGAGAGAATCTGGCAGATGACGATGAGGAGGCTCTgcaagaggaagagaaaaaagagagtcCTAAAGAGAGAGCACCTGAAAAAG ATGAAGTAAAGGAGGTGATAGGTGGAGAGCCTGGCAATGAGGAGAAACCTGCGTCGGAGAAGGAGATAAagaaggaagagaaggaggaagtaGAGGAGTCaaaggaagcaacagagactcCTCTACAGGAGGATTTG GAGGACTTCCCTGTAGACCTGGAAAACTGCATCACTCTGGATGAACTGGAAGAAGATGACTCTGACGACCAAG GTGGAGAATCAGCAGATGAGCCCAAG TCAACATCGAAATCCAGCAGGGTTTTTTACTTCGGCCACCTGCCACCTAATTACGCCCTCTTTGACTTCTTCCAACTGCTGCGAAATTTTGGGAAGGTGGTGCGCTATTACCTGATTGGCAATCGACGAGAG GGTTTCATTGAGATGTCGAGTTCTTCAGCGGCCCTGAAAGCTGTTGAAGAGCTCGTCAGCAAACCAGCCATCCACAACTGCCCCAAACTCAAAGCCCGCATCTCCACCAAATACTACAGACTTGACAACGG ATGGGTTGTTCACTCGGACGGCAGCAATGACAAGGACAGTCGAGGCAGGAAGCGCGAGAAACGAAGCAAATCCAAGACCTCAGACCAGGACGAGACCGACAGGAGGTCTAAAGGGAGGAAGGAGTCCCCGAAGAAGACATCAGAGAAATCAGGCAAAAAGACTCCAGAAAAAGATTCTGGGTCAAAAAAGCCTCCAGAGAAAGACTCATCAGGGAAAAAGACCCCAAAGAAAGAGTCCACATCCAAAACGTCTCCAGAAAAGGATGCCAAAAACATCTTGGAAACGAAATCCACTGGGAAAAAGACTCCAGCGAAAGATTTGCCATCTAAAAAAACTTCAGGTAAGGATTCTACAACAAAAAAGACTCAAGCGAAAAAGTCCGCATCCAGAAAGACTCTGGAAACCAAGTCTACATTCAGAGAAACTTCAGCAGAAGAGTCCAAAAAGTCTCCAAAGAGGGAATCGTTGGACAAAGAGCCTCCAGAAAAGGTCCTTAAAAACGGCCCGGAGAAGGAATCCGCAGGGAGAAAGACTCCTGAGAAAGGGTCATCGTGTGCAGAGATTCCAGACAGCGAGACGCTGGAACCAAAAGGAGCTCCTGACAATAATTCAGTGCCTCAGACAACTGTGAAGAAagaactaaagaaagaaaatactcAACAAAATGAGGAACCAGCAGCTGATAAAGCGCCATCTGAAAAAGATTATATCAAAAAGGAAACACCACGCACATtcaagcaggaggaggaggaaacacCAATAGACGTTTGTATGGAAGCAGGACCAAATGTGAAAGATGCAGAGAGTCCAGATCCACCAGTCTCCTCTACAGAGCCCTCAAAACCACCACCTGAACAG GACGCGAAGCCCCAGTTTGAACCTGCAGAGGGCGCTGCTGAACCTCAGAAACCCACCAAACCTGTTG ggACGGAGTTCGTGCGACCGGTCGTCGGTTATTTCTGTAACCTGTGTCAGCAGATCTTCGCTGAAGAGGATGAagccaaacagcagcactgcagCAGCCTGTCGCATTACAGCAAATACCAG gAGAAGACTGGGAGGGATCCGTGGACGAGCTGA